The following proteins are encoded in a genomic region of Sulfurospirillum arsenophilum NBRC 109478:
- a CDS encoding methyltransferase domain-containing protein — protein sequence MDILIHMIAKHINEFSKNAHSYDDYTSLQREVAHYLISRIDSQPKKILDLGCGSGAVFKNITWEIEHFTGVDNALKMCELHPTCKDVEIICEDFEEPTLFETLNPPYDLLISSSALQWARDIEALISQLALTCKEGAFAIFTDKTFETIYAMSGQSTFLPNATALIKLFENYFTCKHETKIFRLFFEDNLSKFRYIKKSGVSGGEKRLSIAQTKAIIQNYPHDYLEFEVLFVWGVSKMFQKVNKI from the coding sequence GTGGACATCCTAATACACATGATCGCAAAACATATTAATGAATTTTCCAAAAATGCACATAGTTACGATGACTATACTTCCTTGCAACGTGAAGTTGCACATTATTTGATTTCTCGAATTGACTCACAGCCTAAAAAAATCTTAGATTTAGGGTGTGGAAGTGGAGCTGTTTTTAAAAATATTACATGGGAGATAGAACATTTTACAGGGGTTGATAATGCTCTTAAAATGTGTGAATTACATCCTACATGTAAAGATGTGGAAATTATCTGCGAGGATTTTGAAGAGCCTACATTGTTTGAAACATTAAACCCACCGTACGACCTTCTCATCTCCTCTTCCGCTTTGCAATGGGCACGGGACATTGAAGCATTAATTTCTCAGCTGGCGCTTACATGTAAAGAGGGCGCCTTTGCTATTTTTACCGACAAAACATTTGAAACGATCTATGCTATGAGTGGACAATCTACCTTTTTACCGAATGCTACAGCATTAATAAAACTGTTTGAAAACTATTTTACATGTAAACATGAAACCAAAATATTTCGTCTCTTTTTTGAAGACAATCTCTCTAAATTTCGTTATATTAAAAAAAGTGGCGTCAGTGGTGGAGAAAAACGTTTGAGTATCGCACAAACGAAGGCGATCATCCAAAATTATCCGCACGATTACCTTGAATTTGAAGTCCTTTTTGTGTGGGGAGTGTCAAAGATGTTTCAAAAGGTTAATAAAATATAA
- a CDS encoding FecR family protein, protein MSKWGRLGILMCLILSTQLWASIGKVSLLKGEAIANRDNQTIALANGTTLEEHDLISTRANSQIQLTFEDKTVITLGSESILDINQYLNDAQEPKAKFKFNQGTFKSITGNIGKKAPENFNLETKTATIGIRGTTVLGQTNMPPQNGREQPDIIGCSSGKIVVVTPMGSVEIGAGFATTVTPNQAPTAPQPLSTTPLTTTSSTQSSQNGNVILASSVTSTNNNVNEVANNTLQESTQNSVTNTANTAKNQSIFYPSIGLTGGILDYEPFKSSISYYIQGIDSTLTFGLNYRPYNIDPDTGEYAHAHSYTTLLLENIPLMDTNGWADLNTINNTVTGFKYLTKTLNSSNNPVTLSLNNSDITLSSYSLLQDANEELFIASLNNNDIGYTQKFIIGQQSSSIPDSTILYYADPFDSISPTIYPELTGSNNALAINTTNRNALGFSVDGSTNKIIITIGSLDSHNSLSLKDYSLTTSNDADYIRNWSYTSLSGAVYGSTNQAIGVNGIKTTYNFDGDYISSYGTTTGIAVQTTSSTPTASQRYNAVQTLDGLITNALGNSDLTIQLNKNTGVVSVASSLLSIDGTGASSKSAYIHDDYFAAITLDTYDHTTPALTSYLIAIPMETQDDYVSWGYWGKSTLNNTNQIETDTSPFSTWVAGVKTDTSVIQNLVTNSASYTYNGAVIGAAREGGTWGSIKNDGSNLINLSINFANVNPITGTIAFNTSNNGSWSSTVTTSALTASTSSFAANLSSANSYGSLKGNFYGPTANAVAGSFSLSKISDDIASGSFKAIK, encoded by the coding sequence ATGTCTAAATGGGGGCGTTTAGGAATTTTGATGTGTCTTATTTTAAGCACACAACTATGGGCATCCATCGGAAAAGTCTCGCTTTTAAAAGGCGAAGCCATCGCAAATCGTGATAATCAAACCATTGCGCTTGCCAATGGCACAACGCTTGAAGAACATGATCTTATTTCAACACGAGCTAACAGCCAAATTCAACTTACGTTTGAAGATAAAACAGTCATCACGCTAGGCAGTGAGAGTATTTTAGACATCAATCAATATCTCAATGATGCTCAAGAACCTAAGGCAAAATTTAAATTTAACCAAGGGACATTCAAAAGCATTACAGGCAATATTGGTAAAAAAGCACCTGAAAACTTTAACTTAGAAACTAAAACGGCTACGATTGGTATTCGAGGAACAACCGTTTTAGGGCAGACAAATATGCCACCTCAAAATGGACGTGAACAACCCGATATCATAGGATGCTCCTCTGGTAAAATTGTCGTTGTAACCCCTATGGGCTCAGTTGAAATAGGCGCTGGATTCGCGACAACAGTCACACCAAATCAAGCACCTACCGCACCTCAACCTCTTAGCACAACACCATTAACAACTACAAGTTCTACACAATCTTCGCAAAATGGCAACGTTATACTCGCCTCTTCCGTAACATCAACAAACAATAACGTTAATGAAGTTGCAAATAATACCTTGCAAGAGTCAACACAAAATAGTGTCACAAACACGGCAAATACCGCAAAAAATCAATCTATTTTTTATCCTAGCATTGGATTAACAGGTGGCATTTTGGATTATGAACCATTTAAAAGTTCTATTAGTTATTACATACAAGGTATAGATTCTACTTTAACGTTTGGTTTAAATTATCGACCGTACAACATTGATCCAGACACAGGAGAATATGCACATGCACATTCCTATACAACATTACTTCTTGAAAATATTCCACTCATGGATACAAATGGTTGGGCTGATTTAAATACTATCAATAACACTGTAACAGGCTTTAAATATCTGACAAAAACATTAAATAGCTCAAATAATCCCGTAACACTCTCACTCAATAACAGTGATATAACATTATCAAGTTATAGTTTGTTACAAGATGCAAATGAAGAACTCTTTATTGCTTCTTTGAATAATAATGACATTGGATATACCCAAAAATTCATTATTGGGCAACAGTCTTCGTCTATCCCAGATTCAACCATTCTTTATTACGCAGATCCATTTGATTCTATTTCACCAACCATTTATCCTGAATTAACAGGATCTAACAATGCTTTAGCAATTAACACAACCAACCGTAATGCACTTGGTTTTTCAGTAGATGGAAGCACTAATAAAATTATTATTACCATTGGAAGTCTTGATAGCCATAACAGCCTATCACTCAAAGATTATTCACTTACAACTTCAAACGACGCAGATTATATTCGTAACTGGAGTTATACGAGTTTATCGGGAGCTGTTTATGGTAGCACCAATCAAGCAATTGGCGTCAATGGCATAAAAACTACCTATAATTTTGATGGTGACTATATCTCTAGTTATGGAACGACAACAGGTATAGCCGTACAAACGACATCTTCTACACCCACAGCATCGCAAAGATATAATGCTGTACAAACGTTAGATGGATTGATTACAAATGCCTTAGGCAATAGTGATTTAACCATTCAGTTAAATAAAAACACAGGTGTGGTGAGTGTTGCATCCTCTTTATTATCGATTGATGGGACGGGCGCATCTAGTAAATCAGCATACATTCATGATGACTACTTTGCTGCTATAACCCTAGATACCTATGATCATACAACACCCGCACTCACAAGCTATCTTATTGCGATTCCAATGGAAACACAAGATGATTATGTTTCATGGGGATATTGGGGTAAAAGCACTCTTAATAATACTAATCAAATAGAAACAGACACTTCACCTTTTAGCACATGGGTTGCCGGCGTCAAAACAGATACTAGTGTCATACAAAATCTTGTAACAAACTCTGCATCGTATACTTACAATGGTGCTGTTATTGGTGCAGCTCGTGAAGGTGGCACGTGGGGATCTATCAAAAATGATGGTAGCAATCTGATTAATCTTTCAATCAACTTTGCCAACGTAAATCCTATAACAGGCACTATCGCCTTTAATACCAGTAACAATGGTTCATGGAGCAGTACTGTTACTACCAGTGCTTTAACAGCTAGTACATCTAGCTTTGCAGCGAATCTTTCAAGTGCAAACTCTTACGGAAGCTTAAAGGGTAATTTCTACGGACCAACAGCGAACGCCGTTGCAGGTAGTTTTAGCCTGTCAAAAATTTCTGATGATATAGCTTCCGGCTCATTTAAAGCAATCAAATAA
- a CDS encoding surface lipoprotein assembly modifier has product MKKILIICCIISSLLASSLETFKSDYDQALKLYNSGDFQNASIQFYALSEVAPENVEVNFYLGRSSLELKHYDDAVSAFDRVLILNPSHVRTKLELARLYFEIQQYDTAQSLLDGVLQEQLPLTVQENVVALKSAIDQQRAKHTFGGALILAWDYDTNIGNDVGRGVTQNVLSIIDLPGNNQRKSAGLAQTLVLNHSYDMGEKGGFAWDTAFIAYNKNLTQYSDKDLMFFSLSTGPSYTYDIYKLSLQAGYDKVRLESDDYMNITHFSLNLKAILTPELMLETDITQKRNLHTQSSNTTDSDATLYTMGVRYALNPQDPWIIAAYISYKDENERDKAAAQYGVSLDEWSYRLELSKEIFKDFRATIGYTYKDTNYKEFDALFNLKRSDTEDYYSTSLSYMLTKQSSVMLSYAYSDHASNNALYTYKKNVTALSYIYSF; this is encoded by the coding sequence ATGAAAAAAATTTTAATCATCTGTTGTATTATCTCTTCACTCTTAGCCAGTTCTTTAGAGACCTTTAAAAGTGACTACGATCAAGCACTCAAACTCTATAATAGTGGTGATTTTCAAAATGCTTCTATTCAATTTTATGCGCTAAGCGAAGTTGCTCCCGAAAATGTCGAAGTCAATTTTTATCTTGGACGCTCTTCCCTAGAGCTTAAACACTATGACGATGCTGTGAGTGCCTTTGATCGTGTGCTTATTCTCAATCCATCGCATGTCCGAACCAAATTAGAATTGGCACGTCTCTATTTTGAAATTCAACAATACGATACTGCACAATCGCTTCTTGATGGTGTTTTACAAGAGCAATTGCCATTGACAGTTCAAGAAAATGTCGTCGCTCTTAAAAGTGCTATCGATCAGCAAAGAGCAAAACACACCTTTGGTGGTGCACTCATTTTAGCATGGGATTACGATACCAATATTGGCAATGATGTGGGCAGAGGTGTGACTCAAAACGTGCTCAGCATCATTGATCTTCCTGGCAATAACCAACGTAAAAGTGCTGGACTTGCTCAAACATTGGTTTTAAACCACAGTTACGATATGGGAGAAAAGGGAGGTTTTGCTTGGGATACTGCTTTTATCGCCTACAATAAAAATCTTACCCAATACTCCGATAAAGATTTGATGTTCTTTTCTCTTTCGACGGGTCCAAGCTATACGTATGATATCTATAAACTTTCGCTTCAAGCAGGTTATGACAAAGTACGTTTAGAATCCGATGACTACATGAATATAACCCACTTTTCACTCAATCTCAAGGCTATTTTAACCCCTGAGTTAATGCTAGAAACTGACATCACTCAAAAGCGTAACCTTCATACGCAAAGTAGCAATACGACCGATTCCGATGCAACACTTTATACGATGGGTGTACGTTATGCACTCAACCCTCAAGATCCTTGGATTATTGCTGCATATATCTCGTACAAAGATGAAAACGAACGTGATAAAGCCGCTGCACAATATGGCGTCTCACTGGATGAGTGGAGTTACCGTTTAGAGCTTTCAAAAGAGATTTTTAAAGATTTTAGAGCTACTATTGGCTACACCTATAAAGACACTAATTACAAAGAGTTTGATGCACTTTTCAATCTCAAACGAAGCGATACAGAGGATTACTATTCAACTTCACTTTCGTACATGCTTACGAAACAATCTTCCGTTATGTTAAGCTACGCCTACAGCGATCATGCTTCGAACAATGCACTTTATACCTATAAAAAAAATGTTACGGCACTTTCGTACATTTACTCCTTTTAA
- a CDS encoding CHASE2 domain-containing protein → MGYLYYSSFWQPFEYKIKDIMLQSRGEIKGDENIVIIDIDEKSLKALGQWPWSRDKIAKLLQNLSDLGVAIIGLDVVFAEADSSSPQKVLKQLGLPHQGVPDFDAIFAQTISETPTIVGYVFALTPDAIEPEGNPKSAAIIVEQNRPPHSSLIKPYRAILNIPQIQKQAYSSGYFNTIPDSDGIVRSIPLIMEYDGILYPSLSLEMVRIALNEKKINIVYDENGLRQIEIGEHIIPTDFFGRLMVNYRGRQHSYDYISAIDVYTNRVNPLHVKDKIALVGTSAAGLLDLRSTPFESVYAGVEVHANAIDNILHQEYLAKPIWTRGVDLLSIVALCAITLVILLLPSAFFSFSALVTLNLMVILAHYYSMIYQGTLFNTILPLVAINLLFIVGQAINYFLEIRQKELIKHKFASKVSPAVMNNILASEDDVLQGIEKEITIFFSDVRNFTAISEAAGDAKSLIHLMNAYMDPMSQIIIRSGGTVDKFIGDAIMAYWNAPISMEDHADKAVSAALEQLHHLKSLNAELKANPEFSKVVAMAEAKGMPIIDIGIGINTGVAIVGEMGTSSRSDYTVIGDPINLGSRLESLCKYYNSHLTISNFTKAKLEGAYIFRFLDLVTVKGKSEPIEVWQIHDFDAPQKEPLYSVSYEMLQEELRLHHEAITLYKEARFEEALACFEALQQRETKTNHAIYTIYCERCSHYITFPPSAFKGVFVHTTKG, encoded by the coding sequence GTGGGTTATCTCTATTACAGCTCTTTTTGGCAACCTTTTGAGTACAAGATCAAAGATATCATGCTCCAAAGCAGAGGCGAGATTAAAGGTGATGAAAATATTGTCATCATCGATATTGATGAGAAGAGCCTCAAAGCACTGGGGCAATGGCCATGGAGCAGAGATAAAATCGCTAAATTATTGCAAAATCTCTCGGATCTTGGTGTTGCGATTATAGGGCTTGATGTCGTTTTTGCCGAAGCTGATAGTAGCTCTCCGCAAAAAGTTTTAAAGCAACTAGGACTCCCCCACCAAGGAGTACCTGATTTTGATGCTATTTTTGCACAAACCATCAGTGAGACGCCAACGATTGTCGGCTATGTTTTTGCGCTTACGCCTGATGCCATAGAGCCTGAAGGAAATCCTAAATCTGCTGCCATCATCGTAGAGCAAAACCGCCCTCCTCACTCCTCATTGATCAAACCGTATCGTGCTATTCTCAACATTCCACAAATTCAAAAGCAAGCGTATTCGAGCGGTTATTTCAATACTATTCCCGATAGCGATGGTATTGTACGCAGTATTCCTCTGATTATGGAGTATGATGGTATTCTTTATCCTTCTTTGAGCCTTGAGATGGTGCGCATCGCACTGAATGAAAAAAAGATCAACATTGTTTACGATGAGAATGGGCTAAGACAGATCGAAATTGGAGAACATATCATCCCCACCGACTTTTTTGGTCGCTTGATGGTCAATTACCGTGGACGTCAACATAGCTATGACTATATCTCAGCCATTGATGTTTACACTAATCGCGTCAATCCTTTACATGTAAAAGATAAAATCGCTCTTGTAGGCACCTCTGCCGCGGGTTTGCTTGATCTTAGAAGTACCCCTTTTGAGAGTGTCTATGCCGGTGTGGAAGTGCATGCCAATGCTATTGATAACATCTTGCACCAAGAGTACCTTGCGAAACCCATTTGGACACGCGGTGTTGATCTTCTTAGCATCGTAGCCCTCTGTGCCATTACCCTTGTTATCTTACTCCTTCCAAGTGCCTTTTTTAGTTTTAGTGCCCTTGTAACACTCAACCTTATGGTGATTCTTGCACACTATTACAGCATGATTTACCAAGGAACTTTATTTAACACCATTTTGCCACTTGTCGCAATCAATCTTCTCTTTATCGTAGGACAAGCTATCAACTATTTTCTTGAAATTAGGCAAAAAGAGCTCATCAAACACAAATTTGCGAGCAAAGTAAGCCCCGCGGTTATGAACAATATTCTTGCAAGTGAAGATGATGTTTTGCAAGGAATAGAGAAAGAGATTACCATCTTTTTTTCCGATGTACGAAATTTTACCGCCATCTCCGAAGCTGCAGGTGATGCAAAATCGCTGATTCATCTTATGAACGCCTATATGGATCCGATGAGTCAAATCATTATTCGCTCAGGCGGTACAGTCGATAAATTTATCGGCGATGCCATTATGGCATATTGGAATGCCCCTATTAGCATGGAAGATCATGCGGATAAAGCTGTTTCTGCCGCCCTTGAACAACTACACCACCTCAAATCGTTAAATGCCGAACTCAAAGCCAACCCTGAATTTTCCAAAGTCGTTGCTATGGCAGAGGCAAAAGGCATGCCTATCATTGACATTGGCATTGGTATTAACACCGGTGTTGCCATTGTAGGTGAGATGGGAACCAGTAGCCGTAGTGACTATACCGTCATTGGCGATCCTATCAATCTTGGATCGCGCCTTGAATCATTGTGCAAATACTACAACTCACACCTTACCATCTCTAACTTTACCAAAGCCAAACTAGAAGGTGCTTATATCTTTCGCTTTTTGGATTTAGTGACGGTTAAGGGTAAAAGTGAGCCTATTGAAGTCTGGCAAATCCATGATTTTGATGCCCCTCAAAAAGAGCCACTCTATTCAGTGAGTTATGAAATGCTTCAAGAAGAACTGAGACTCCATCATGAGGCTATTACACTCTATAAAGAGGCACGTTTTGAAGAAGCACTTGCTTGTTTTGAAGCGTTGCAACAAAGAGAGACAAAAACCAATCACGCAATTTATACTATTTATTGTGAGCGTTGTTCACACTATATCACGTTTCCACCGAGTGCATTTAAGGGTGTTTTTGTGCACACTACCAAAGGATAA
- a CDS encoding HD domain-containing phosphohydrolase produces the protein MSYIRILGAQGSRAKESFTTCIQVTKNTLIDAGNIMHALGDEALHVNRIFFSHAHLDHIIDTAFMIDNFFAKRTTSLTLYGLPATIEALQKHLFNDVVWPNFSKLFLINSTTPAITYVTLEPNQSYAIEEGITLTPFLANHTVPCCGYIIEQNKSALLFSADTFRNEALWNLLNEKPEIKALIIDVSFPNHFKKIATESKHLTPHFLAEEMQQLKRNDLHIYINHLKPFYAEQIKNELHAIGITKEAILHDGESINLATGYLEPSIPRSIDERVQKLTEIGTALSANENLDALLEMIVTEAKNLTGADGGTLYLLEKDELRFQVIQTDSLSIKMGGTSGKITWPPLPLYLEDDTPNKKMVAATCALEDRLVNIPDVYEAVGFSFEGTKKFDQGTGYRSKSMLVIPMKNHEHEIIGVLQLLNKIDEHTHEVSAFNDEDEKITLSLASQAAIAITNTSLIQGLENLLESFLKSIIFAISKKSPYTAGHIERMVKLSVMIAEAINQDTSLYADKHFSAEEIKQINFAALMHDIGKLATPEQVVDKATKLEAIFDRIHMIECRIKTVEKALHVKLLEDKIALLEGKQQGDIHALEASYHQQIETLREAFVLIQSSNKGDSFLNDDNASKIQALAKQSWLIGDETYRILTENEAYHLSTQKGTLTQEERTIINDHAKLSVDILNRLPFPKKYQQIPQISGNHHEKINGKGYPQGLKGDEISFEARILAIADIFEALTASDRPYKAGMPLSTAMKILYFMAKDDELDSKLVKFFYDSGLYLQYAKEALPEQSIDTVTVDFSTL, from the coding sequence ATGAGTTATATTCGTATTTTAGGCGCCCAAGGAAGCAGAGCTAAAGAGTCCTTTACCACCTGTATTCAAGTCACCAAAAACACGCTCATAGATGCGGGTAATATTATGCATGCCCTTGGCGATGAAGCTTTACATGTAAACCGTATTTTTTTCTCTCATGCACACCTAGATCATATCATCGATACTGCGTTTATGATTGACAATTTTTTTGCCAAACGTACAACATCACTCACACTTTACGGACTTCCAGCGACAATTGAAGCCTTACAAAAACATCTTTTCAATGATGTGGTATGGCCCAATTTTAGTAAACTCTTCCTTATCAATAGTACAACACCCGCCATCACCTATGTTACCCTTGAGCCCAATCAAAGTTATGCGATTGAAGAAGGCATAACACTTACCCCTTTCTTAGCCAATCATACCGTGCCCTGCTGTGGTTACATCATTGAGCAAAATAAAAGTGCCCTCCTCTTCTCGGCAGATACCTTTCGCAATGAAGCGCTTTGGAATCTACTGAATGAAAAACCTGAAATCAAAGCACTGATCATCGATGTCTCGTTTCCTAATCATTTTAAGAAAATTGCAACGGAGAGTAAGCATCTAACACCGCATTTTCTAGCAGAAGAGATGCAACAACTCAAGCGAAATGATCTGCATATTTATATCAACCATCTTAAACCTTTTTATGCGGAGCAGATTAAGAATGAACTTCATGCTATTGGTATTACGAAAGAAGCTATTTTGCACGATGGCGAAAGTATAAACCTTGCGACGGGGTATTTAGAGCCAAGCATCCCTCGCAGCATCGATGAGCGCGTTCAAAAGCTCACCGAGATTGGAACAGCCCTCTCTGCAAATGAAAACCTTGATGCTCTTTTGGAGATGATCGTTACCGAAGCTAAAAATCTCACGGGTGCGGATGGTGGAACACTCTATCTGCTTGAAAAAGATGAACTTCGTTTTCAGGTCATTCAAACCGACTCATTAAGCATCAAAATGGGAGGAACCAGTGGCAAAATCACATGGCCACCACTTCCACTTTACCTCGAAGATGACACTCCCAATAAAAAGATGGTAGCCGCAACGTGTGCGTTAGAAGATCGCTTAGTGAATATTCCCGATGTCTATGAAGCTGTAGGATTTTCATTTGAGGGAACGAAGAAATTCGATCAAGGCACAGGTTATCGCTCAAAATCCATGCTGGTTATTCCTATGAAAAATCATGAACATGAGATTATTGGTGTGTTGCAACTTCTCAACAAAATAGATGAACATACCCATGAAGTGAGTGCTTTTAATGATGAAGATGAAAAGATCACACTCTCGCTTGCATCACAAGCAGCGATTGCTATTACCAATACGTCACTTATTCAAGGACTTGAAAATCTTTTAGAATCTTTCCTCAAAAGTATTATTTTTGCTATCAGTAAAAAATCACCTTATACGGCTGGGCATATTGAGCGCATGGTCAAACTAAGCGTCATGATCGCTGAAGCAATCAATCAAGACACCTCTTTATATGCCGATAAACACTTTAGTGCTGAAGAGATCAAACAGATCAACTTTGCTGCACTCATGCATGACATTGGTAAACTTGCAACGCCTGAACAAGTCGTCGATAAAGCCACTAAATTAGAAGCCATATTTGATCGTATTCATATGATTGAATGCCGCATCAAAACAGTTGAAAAAGCTTTACATGTAAAACTGTTGGAAGATAAAATAGCTCTTTTAGAAGGCAAGCAACAAGGTGACATTCACGCTTTAGAAGCAAGCTACCATCAACAGATAGAAACTCTACGTGAAGCGTTTGTATTGATTCAATCCAGCAATAAAGGCGACTCCTTTCTAAACGATGATAATGCTTCCAAAATCCAAGCGCTTGCAAAACAGTCATGGCTCATTGGAGATGAAACGTATAGGATTCTCACAGAAAATGAAGCGTATCATCTGAGCACCCAAAAAGGAACTCTCACTCAAGAAGAGCGTACCATTATCAACGATCATGCAAAACTTAGTGTCGACATTTTAAACCGCCTTCCCTTCCCTAAAAAATACCAACAAATTCCTCAAATTTCAGGCAATCACCATGAAAAAATCAATGGAAAAGGTTATCCGCAAGGACTGAAGGGCGATGAAATCAGCTTTGAAGCACGTATCTTAGCTATTGCTGACATCTTTGAAGCCTTGACAGCCAGCGATAGGCCATATAAAGCAGGCATGCCTCTTTCGACAGCCATGAAAATACTTTACTTTATGGCAAAAGATGATGAGTTAGATTCTAAGCTTGTGAAATTCTTTTATGATTCTGGGCTGTATTTACAGTATGCCAAAGAGGCACTCCCCGAACAGAGTATAGACACTGTCACGGTGGATTTTAGTACACTCTAG
- the secG gene encoding preprotein translocase subunit SecG: MTTVLLVLQFVLTAILTVSVLLQKSSSIGLGAYSGSNESLFGAKGPAGFMAKFTFIIATLFIVNTLALGYFYNQTKKVSIAEDIKIEKSVVPSVPAPLTTAPAAPEAPASK; the protein is encoded by the coding sequence ATGACCACCGTTTTATTGGTTTTACAATTTGTATTAACCGCTATTTTAACTGTTTCTGTACTTCTACAAAAAAGCTCATCTATCGGCCTTGGTGCTTACAGTGGAAGCAATGAATCCCTTTTTGGTGCAAAAGGACCAGCGGGTTTTATGGCAAAATTTACTTTTATCATTGCAACACTTTTCATTGTAAATACACTCGCTTTGGGTTATTTTTACAACCAAACTAAAAAAGTATCGATTGCTGAAGATATCAAAATCGAAAAAAGCGTTGTACCAAGTGTTCCAGCTCCACTGACAACTGCTCCAGCAGCTCCTGAAGCTCCAGCATCTAAATAA
- a CDS encoding polysaccharide deacetylase family protein: MKSFWLVLCLSVMVWADAHIFIYHRFNDSRYPTTNTTLEELRKEFDYFKKNGYEVIPLEKLVTALHNKETIPDNWIVLTIDDNYKSFYEHGLALFKEYNYPFTMFVYVGATEQKYGDFMSWEQLKEIAKYGSLEFHSLNHPHMTELSDEALKKDFDEGLSLFEKRLGIKPRYFSYPFGEFSPRVKAMATRYGFEAILNQTMGAVASFSDPMDLDRSALVGKSDLGGFLKYKALEATWIEPTVLLNDGKLTSLHVKVQTSASKGGIYISEHGYSEVSLSDGVFEAQINKILTKDRTRIIVSVGNKISTKLLVKDKYGTQ, encoded by the coding sequence ATGAAATCTTTTTGGCTTGTGTTGTGTTTGAGTGTGATGGTATGGGCAGACGCCCATATCTTCATCTACCATCGTTTTAACGATTCCAGATATCCCACTACCAACACAACGCTCGAAGAGCTTCGAAAAGAGTTTGACTACTTTAAGAAAAATGGCTACGAAGTCATTCCTCTTGAAAAACTTGTCACTGCCCTTCACAACAAAGAAACCATCCCCGATAATTGGATTGTACTCACCATTGATGATAATTACAAAAGTTTTTATGAACATGGTTTAGCACTTTTTAAAGAGTACAACTATCCATTCACAATGTTTGTCTATGTTGGAGCAACGGAGCAAAAGTATGGCGATTTTATGAGTTGGGAACAGCTTAAAGAGATAGCCAAATATGGCTCTTTAGAGTTTCATTCACTGAATCATCCGCATATGACTGAACTGAGTGATGAAGCACTTAAAAAAGATTTTGATGAAGGCTTGAGCTTATTTGAAAAGCGTCTTGGTATCAAACCTCGTTATTTTTCATACCCTTTTGGTGAATTTAGTCCTCGTGTCAAAGCAATGGCAACTCGCTATGGTTTTGAAGCCATTTTAAACCAAACAATGGGCGCAGTAGCCAGCTTTAGTGATCCTATGGACCTAGACCGTTCAGCCCTTGTCGGTAAAAGTGACTTAGGTGGATTTTTAAAGTATAAAGCCCTTGAAGCTACGTGGATAGAACCTACTGTTTTACTGAATGATGGCAAACTGACCTCTTTACATGTAAAAGTGCAAACAAGTGCTTCCAAAGGTGGTATTTACATCAGCGAACATGGTTATTCCGAGGTGAGCTTAAGTGATGGCGTTTTTGAAGCTCAAATCAATAAAATATTGACCAAAGATCGCACACGGATTATCGTCTCCGTGGGCAACAAAATTTCAACGAAACTACTTGTAAAGGATAAATATGGAACTCAGTAA
- the frr gene encoding ribosome recycling factor, with translation MELSKIYAEQKEHMEKCIAALKRDFMTIRSGKVSTTILDNIHVDYYGTPTGLSQVATVLATDATTITISPWEKKMLREIEKAIMQANIGVNPNNDGETIKLFFPPMTTDQRKEGAKQAKTMGDKAKIAIRNVRKDSNDQVKKLEKDKLITEDGSKKGQDEVQKITDATVSKVDELVREKESELLKI, from the coding sequence ATGGAACTCAGTAAAATCTATGCTGAACAAAAAGAGCATATGGAAAAATGTATTGCGGCACTTAAACGTGACTTTATGACCATTCGTAGTGGTAAAGTCTCAACTACCATTTTAGACAACATTCATGTTGATTACTACGGAACACCAACAGGACTTAGCCAAGTAGCGACTGTTTTAGCAACCGATGCAACAACGATTACGATTTCTCCGTGGGAGAAAAAGATGCTCAGAGAAATCGAAAAAGCGATTATGCAAGCAAACATCGGTGTCAATCCAAATAACGATGGTGAAACCATTAAGCTTTTCTTCCCTCCAATGACAACTGACCAACGCAAAGAGGGTGCAAAACAGGCTAAAACAATGGGTGATAAAGCCAAAATTGCAATTCGCAATGTCCGTAAAGACTCGAATGACCAAGTAAAAAAACTCGAAAAAGATAAACTTATCACGGAAGATGGTTCTAAAAAAGGACAAGATGAAGTGCAAAAAATCACCGATGCAACGGTTTCTAAAGTCGATGAGCTCGTGAGAGAAAAAGAATCCGAACTCCTAAAAATTTAA